taATTATGGGCTGTGTgacaatcattttatttttttttcttattaaaatcaattttcattttatcattactcataaatatcaattgtatatcgagttaattaattaaacttcatatatatttatttaaaacatttacctcattaattattaatacaaaaaaaacatcactcagacttatttaataattataattattttttctagtaatttATATGTTCCAACTTCaatgattgtaaaaaaaaatatttttttctaccattttttaattactattattaatatttaaatttgttgagataatgaactaaaaattttttgtaatttaaattttaatgttaaaaatttaaatagtatttCTGATGTTGATTGATCAAGAGCCGCAAGTGTCTtttcgatatttaaaaaaataataattaagaaagtgtgattaattaaagtaacttaccgcataattaacaaattaattaatatttaaaattgatatatatttttttttaacatgtaCATTAcgccaattaaaatttttttaactaaaacaCAGAagcttaaaatatatttcatttgaaccaaacattttttttttctttttattaactGTACTCTGGtctacattaaaaaaatgataacaaaacaattaaacttAGTTATTATTAGTTACCATATATACAATGCTGGTTGCAACTACACAGGATACTGATTCATTATAATTTGCAAgtcaataaacaaattttttcaactaaaaaaaaaaaataataaaacgtcCCTGAGGTTATTCAtgcattcaaatttttaagcttttaggccattctcagacccactttttaaaaattttcaattacttacaactgtcataagcgtatcaaaattttatcaattaattaaagtattaattgaaaaaaattaaacgtagtaaagtagtaaaaaaattatttgcagttgatatcaattaggagttgaaTGAATTTGAgtttacaaaatttgaattataaaatcgacatgaagattttatgatactgaagttagccgacgtctaataatttttgaattttttaaagaacgataaattattaaaataaaaatatttttaaaaattgcactcatagtctttttaattttctacatgtgcattttttcagtttctgtttttcttcaaatttaattgttcagaataaaatcctaaaattttatgatactggttagcagacgtctaataatttttggattttttagacgataagtcaaaaaaaaaaaatacttgaaaaaattgcacctgtagttttttaaattttctacatgtgcatatttttagtttttgttttgtaattgatttgatgaaaaaaaaaatccgaaaattattaattgtctgctaacttcaggatcatgagattttactgaaatttattttccaaatttcgttcaactcCCAATTGAcatcaactaattaattttttttacttaattaataaaattttaatactgatATGACAGCGgagtcattgcatatttttaaaaactgggGGCACTGTCCAAGAAAGTCTAACTATTTTATGATATAATTATACGTagtgaacatttttttaaacatttctaTGTACACTATATATATGACTTCCTGATAAATTCTAATATATAGCTTACagcaattacaattatttaattgttttttattttattatttattattttttaaactaatttgtGATGAACTTTACAAGTCACGTCATGAGtgttttacataaaataaaacattggAAAAATAGTGTACggaaattgatatttaattaattagtcaattaatcaattaattaaatgcaataGAGCTTTAAGTCCTCTCGTTTTTCGGAGCCGGTTCAATAGCTAgcaatggtttttttttatcatccgtATCATCAGTATCCGTATAGATCGATTTTGATTCCTGTCTCTCCTGTTCGCTCTGCCATTGGACCTTCTGCTTGTGCTGCTTGACCGCCTCCTTGCATTTTTCGATTACCATCTGCTCGGTAAGAACACCGTCATCGGAAGCATAAGCGGCAGCTTGCCAAGCGACTCCAAGCTTAGCCAGCTCTCTTCCTGACATACCTTCAGTAAGATCAGCCATCTCACGACACAGTGACCCGTAATCGAACTGCGCGACTTTGAGTCTCCGCTTGCCTTCAGTCGCCGGCTGGAGCACAAATTTATCAAAGTAAAGTCGTATCAGACGCTCGCGTTCTTCGCGTCCGGGCAACAGGAACTCAACCATTTCGTCAAGACGATCATTAACGGCCCAATCAAACTGCTCGGGTGTGTTTGAAGCCAGGACcagcataaatttattactctgTTCTCCAGTTCTGTATAAAAATGCATTGAGCATGGCACGAAGATCTTCAGAAATGTGTTCACTGGAtctttttcttaaaaatgcGTCAGCTTCGTCGATGAACAGGAGCAGACCTTTCCGTGTCGTCGAGGCCCAGTCAAATACTTTGTGAATAGCCGTCACTCCGTCACGTCCTAGAGGCGCTAAATCACCACCAGTTAAAATAGCATAGTCCATACCCGAATGCTGGGCAAGTTTTTTTGCAAACATCGTTTTACCGGTACCCGGTGGACCGTGCATCAAAATATTTCTATACATTCCCCGAttatgttttgtatttttagtcGCGATTGCAATGTCACGCAGTCTTTCTTCAAGCTTTGGTGCGAGTACAACTCCTGAAAGAGCGTCTGATTGTTTTTCACGCAGCTTTTTAACTAATTGAACTGGATGACGGACAGCATCCAGCGCTGAGAAACGTGAAGTTTCACGTACTAGTGACGGTTTACCCAGACGTGCTTCAATGTATCGGGCTGCTACGCCCGTTGATCCTTTCGCTGTATAAACTCCGAATGCTAGAAGAGACAAACCACCAACTGCTGCCACTATTTTGTCCCAATCTTGAAGCAAAGTTGTTACTCCCGTTCCTATTACAGACCCCGCggttctaaaaataaaaataaaaattcaacaatagataaaataaattaaaattgaataattaataatgacaaCGTACTTAATTGATTCCAAAACAGTGACTCGGTGCTCAGAGGCCTTTAgtctaattttttctaaattaagaTCCTGATTTTCTCTGTCAACTTTAGCTTTTGCCTTCAACTCAGCTTCGAGTTTTCTCATCTCATTTTTATGCCTCAAGTCCATCTCATGTTCAATGGTGGCCTTTCTCATGGCTTCCTGCTTAGCTACAGACTCCTCCTGTCTCCGTAAAGTCTCATCGTTCATTCTTTGCTGCTGTGACAATTGTTCTTCATACCTCTTTCTCGCCAACGAATCCTGATACTGAGCACGTGCCTGATGCTGTCTAGTTTCTTCAGCAATTGTTTTTCTTCTTTCTTCTCCATCGACTCTCTTCTGCTCGATCTTCAGTTGCTCGATAGCAGCCTCATTCTGCTTTATGCTGTTAAGAAATTCCTGCTGCTTAGAAATCTCCTGTTGCTTTGTCAGCTCGAGTGCATCTTTAGCgtaagctaaaaaaattaatgaataaataaataattatcacataaaaataaataattgttttcatGTACTACATAAATTAGAGCGACTATTGCATCATTATTAGATTTCTCCACAGCTCTAACCCCAAAGCTCTTACGTAACTCGTCATAGAACAAAACCCGGTGTCAAATTATCAGTATCAgtatcaatataaataaaatcttacgTGATTTCTCCAGTTCTTTGGCAGCTTGGGCGGCTCTTTCCAAAGCACTTGAGTCAAATCTATAAGCATCCATTCCAGAACCTGATTTTTTTGGTGGTTCATCACCACCGGCACCAGCTCCAGCTCCAGATCCTGCAGCAGCATACTGGGAAAAATCTTGGGGTTGCTGCTGATTACGATAACTACCAAGAAGCCACGACATCTTCTTGGTAtgtcactaaaaaaattgttttatttataaaatcttcagCAAAACGTTTTCAGATTTAAGTGAGGCTATGCGTGTTCCTACGATTACTCAGCTCACGTGCACGTTTTTTATCGCAGCTCGATTATACTTTTGTACTCTACTGTGAGTTGGTTCAACTAAAAGGAACAAGTGACTGTGACTGACTAGAGGAacgggaaatttaatttatttaattgggtTAAAATTATAACTGATGGTACGATGATTCGGACTGATAAAACTTTAACGTCgatttgtaaaataatcaattattcacatatgtcatttaaaaataatttaaataaattaattaaagaaaaatgggatgaaaaaaaatttttttatagctttgaattaatttcccatgatgaaaatattcacaaaaggtttgttaattttactcaattaattaattattcctgattaaaaatactcattgaaaagtattgaaaattatttcaatccatacggagattttgaaaaatattaaatgaaattgaaatttcgatcatttgaatactttctaattattattatggaattcaaaagtattgaaaagaattcaatctttcataATTTCAATACCTTTCAAATTCCAAAGTGGTCATCTACATTATCACCTACACGtgacccgaaatgtgaaaCTATTTTgctattgaaaaagattcaggaagattcgaaaatttgaaatcattttaatttatttaaatttaagtcataactcaaaatatgcaactattttagtattgagaaagattcagaaaaattgaaaattctcaattttgttcaattcttttcaatcctacaCTCGATCCAAATATTGGAAAATTGGAAAATgtcaattcatttaaatttatttcaattcaagtcATAATTGgaaatatggaactattttggtattgaggaaaattcagaaagattaaaaactgtcaattcatttgaatttttttcaatcccacacgtGACCCGAAATGTTAAATTGttttgatgatactgaagttagcagacgtctaataattttttgatatttttttagacgataaaccataaaaaaaaatatttgaaaaaattgcacctgtagtttttttaattttctacgtgtgcatatttttatttaatttttttgcaattgatttgttgaaaaacaaaaattcaaaaatttttaaatgtctgctaacttcaggatcatttattttgttattgacgaggattcagaaagattgaAAAGATCAATTTATTCGAATCTATTTCAATTCTTTGgaagtttagaaatttttatattatttttagattcagtataattgaaaagtattaattttgtGTCCAGATGAAAACCTTGTGGAATatgatttattcaaaaatattcaattctcatctttttcaatacttttcaatgagtatttttaaccagggtaatcaattaattaattcatttaattcttatagattttttatggaTTTACGAGAGTACTCTCCATTATTTTACGCATTGActtgtcataaaaaattaaatatcaataatttgaatgacaatttatcagaaatggataataattttcttttgcaTGTAACAGCaagaggaaaaaataaaaatgatgttAGAAAAATATTAGACAGAGCACTAGAACTTGGTATCACTGGTGTCCTTGCTCTCCGCGGAGGTACTTCAGTGAAAATCCACGtctgatattttatatttatttatttattcattcattattttgtaGATGAGCGTAGGACTGGGGATTTTCCGTATGCTGTAGACttagttaaatttataaaagaaaattacaaaaataaatttagtgtaGCAGTCGCTGGATATCCGGACAGACATCCAGAGTCAGTCTCTAAAGagactgaatttttttatctgaaagAAAAAGTAAACGCAGGAGCTGATTTTATCATAacgcaaattatttttgactcggaaagttttattaattttgtagcAGATTGCAAAAATTATGACATTAATATTCCAATAATTGCTGGAGTTCTACCAGTTATTAATTATCCTtctctaattaaattaatgagcACCTGCAAGTGTACACTTCCGCAGTCAGTCCACGCAgagctacaaaaaataaaagatgatGACTCAGTTGTGCAGCAATACGGcgttgaattaataattaaaataataactgatATAATTGCCAGTGGATCTTACGGATTTCACTTTTTTACCCTTAATCAGTAAgtgattaatataaaatataatcatattttttatttacaaattatgacagcttatttattaatttcaaatatttaattgcagaTCTTCAtcggtaataaaaattttaaataaattaactatgtactgaaagaaataaataaaatttaaatattcaaaagtcCCGCgcaaacttaaaaaattgaatgactGGTTATTGTCTTACGTGTGGGCGCGCATGCGCTGAATTTATCTCGAACTTGAGCATGCGCATTTAGAAGGAAGCGTATGTCGATCTACCGCAAGTGTTGGCAGCGTTTGTGCGTTTGGTAGAGTCGAGTTGGGCGCCAGATCTTTGCGCGGTCGGTTCGGTCGATTATACAGAATAAGTCGAGCTAAGGGATAAAACCTTCGTCTAATAAAAATACCCACGTTTCTTGTATCGAGGATAATAAGGACAATGGCACTTTTTCGTTTGAGCGCGGCACGATGCTTAGAACTACAAGTAAgtcagattttttaatttaattattcaaatttatcccCCCGCACTTCGAATCTCATATCGAttactttctttttattaaaactttaaccagtataaaaaaaaatctcggcTTTATTTTTCGTGCGTCCTTTCTCTAGTcggttggaaaaaaaaaattttaccctgggtaaaaaaaaaaattctattcattttaaatcCCAGCTCCcgttccaaaaaaattacagataaaaatCTTCTGCGCGTTATTTGTTCGAATGAATgttggatttaaaaattaaaaaaattaatacaagtGACAagtagatttatttaaattttattacatgaccaaataattataatgatcaAACTTGGCCAAGGTTTGTGTGCTATGTGCTACTGATAAAGTTATCGAAATCGaaaattgaatcattaaatttaatttaaaaatattattttaattacttatagaTTTtagtaacttaaaaaaaaaatattttactccaGTATATTTGTGAAGCGTCAGTTAAATCTTATGCATGCGCTCTTGTGACAAAGACCTGTCAATAATTAcgtaactattttatttaaatccatactcactaaaattaataattattatttttatttcactggattacagataaaaaatttattcaaaaattcataattgattttttaaatttaatacgtAATAGAAGTGACggacgtaaatttactgtaCTGACTGTACCTGAGTAAAAGAACAAACTTAAATCTCAGGTTTAAAAGGGAGGATCCAACTTTTGTATCTCAGGTCAAGACGAAACTGTCGGAGTTGGTTTGTAACAAAGATTAGACatttaatttctaaaatcTCCTGGATCTTCGGATATTTTATGCCGCGTAACTGGTAAATCAATAATACCCTAAGTAAAAtcgcatatttttttaaattcaacctTGATGTATATTTGCACTCTAGAAATGTCTCCCTAAGGTTTAGTTATGTAACTAAAACTTTCAAGGTGATATCCCTgaccttcaaaaaaatttattaattaaaaattcccacaaattttccttattaatttaatttctaaaaataattgaaatatgtAACGAATTAATAATCAAAGCTCAGAAAAATGATAACCGATACAAGGCTTAAAATTTGTACAGACACCCTTTGATATGAAGACATTGCATAGCTAAACTATAAGTGTGTTTGGTAATCGGGAACTAAAATTAGCGAGGATTCGAGGTCGAAAAACTGATCCACTCTCATGATCCACATATACCAAGACTCCTACGTCATTGAAAGCCATCCTGGCTGCCAATTTCATGACCTCGGTCACTAAATTCCTTGATACAGATCACGTAGGacactttttttatcaatcaattgtcattatcatttattattatccgaTGTCCCTGAAATTATTTCTAGTCGACCTATTGAGTAAAAGTATTCGTTCTTTTGCGTTCGTCTTCtctatacaattaaaaaaaaacccggcTTTAGAATTTGAAACCAGTAAAATTACCTTTTCATACATACCGACATTATTATCTAACAAGACATGTGCAAAAACTATTTTCGAACACTTGCTATTAATAATTCTCATACATTTGTCTTGTAAAACAACTCAAggctttttaaatattttttaaaatatttattcattttttcttttgtagGAAACTCGTTCAATTTTATTGGTCAAATATCAAACTAACGCGATGACTCtgcagtaaatttaaaaaagctcCCACTCACCTCTCATccgacaaaatatcaaaaCTACTCAGTATAGATTACCATGGACGGcgataattaaattcttatcagctattgatatatttatctGTCATTCATTATTAGTTATAGACCCATTTAATGACAAGTTgacaaaacattttaaaaaatatcaagtacCAGTTTAAATTACCCCACATTAATAAGttgctaaaaattaaatctgttaacaagttttaaaaaataacacgtGGCATTTATCAAGAGCCTCGATTTAAAACTATTGCTCGTAACAAAAACGTTTGACTTTTCCCATGGTtcttatatatctatatccatatatacatatatgtagatCTACATACCTAAGTCCAGATATTTAAAGCCAGCCACGTGGCTatcatgtaaatttataatgataatcaaattttattacagagAAAGTATCAAGAAACCAGTTTCTCTAAATCATTTCTACTTTCTTCTACAAGTCAtcatttattatcatatatatttatttatttgttgctGACTGTCAagtttaatgttttttattttttttttaaaccagaCAGACTTGTTTTATTACTTTGTTATCTCGAAGTTATCAATTTTTGTctgttaaatattaaatacgtTTCATAGAACtggaatttttattgtttttttttttagcccaaAAATGTTTCGGTTCTCtggcaaaaaatataaataattatgtattattattattattatatgataTGACGTCTAGCAATCGCGTGATTTTAGTGACGTAACTCAGGTAGGTCTTGAGTACAAAAGtagtgatgaaaaaaaaagaaaaaaaatattatataatctGGCTAATGATTATTGAGTCGACATTATTTccgtcaaaataattattactgttgttaaaaaaattttattgttgactacTGTGCTGATTATCATCAGCGTATCGTcagtataatttttcattcatttatcgAATATTCTAGTCATTAATACCCGGGCGCgggtgataaataataaataaaaagtagatataatgaaatgataaattatttttacgaataTATTGCACAGCGAAgtgatgaattttataaattattataataataataactttctCTGTATCAGTATATTTCCTTGATTAAGAGTATGTGATTCAGTGATGTCATACGAGGAAGCTAGTTTTGTCCAAGGTcaatttatcatcaattttGCCATTAACACCGGCTTTGAAAatcacattttatttatttaacaaaattttaatttatagaattgaaaaaaaaattcaaaattcaaaattagtgtaatatgtaattttttaaaaataatataaatatgtta
This genomic interval from Microplitis mediator isolate UGA2020A chromosome 2, iyMicMedi2.1, whole genome shotgun sequence contains the following:
- the LOC130663287 gene encoding ATPase family AAA domain-containing protein 3A homolog, with translation MSWLLGSYRNQQQPQDFSQYAAAGSGAGAGAGGDEPPKKSGSGMDAYRFDSSALERAAQAAKELEKSPYAKDALELTKQQEISKQQEFLNSIKQNEAAIEQLKIEQKRVDGEERRKTIAEETRQHQARAQYQDSLARKRYEEQLSQQQRMNDETLRRQEESVAKQEAMRKATIEHEMDLRHKNEMRKLEAELKAKAKVDRENQDLNLEKIRLKASEHRVTVLESIKTAGSVIGTGVTTLLQDWDKIVAAVGGLSLLAFGVYTAKGSTGVAARYIEARLGKPSLVRETSRFSALDAVRHPVQLVKKLREKQSDALSGVVLAPKLEERLRDIAIATKNTKHNRGMYRNILMHGPPGTGKTMFAKKLAQHSGMDYAILTGGDLAPLGRDGVTAIHKVFDWASTTRKGLLLFIDEADAFLRKRSSEHISEDLRAMLNAFLYRTGEQSNKFMLVLASNTPEQFDWAVNDRLDEMVEFLLPGREERERLIRLYFDKFVLQPATEGKRRLKVAQFDYGSLCREMADLTEGMSGRELAKLGVAWQAAAYASDDGVLTEQMVIEKCKEAVKQHKQKVQWQSEQERQESKSIYTDTDDTDDKKKPLLAIEPAPKNERT
- the LOC130663293 gene encoding methylenetetrahydrofolate reductase (NADPH) translates to MIRTDKTLTSICKIINYSHMSFKNNLNKLIKEKWDEKKFFYSFELISHDENIHKRFFMDLREYSPLFYALTCHKKLNINNLNDNLSEMDNNFLLHVTARGKNKNDVRKILDRALELGITGVLALRGDERRTGDFPYAVDLVKFIKENYKNKFSVAVAGYPDRHPESVSKETEFFYLKEKVNAGADFIITQIIFDSESFINFVADCKNYDINIPIIAGVLPVINYPSLIKLMSTCKCTLPQSVHAELQKIKDDDSVVQQYGVELIIKIITDIIASGSYGFHFFTLNQSSSVIKILNKLTMY